The following are encoded together in the Geobacter sulfurreducens PCA genome:
- a CDS encoding cytochrome c biogenesis CcdA family protein produces the protein MSFLDNIEQIVATQPFLAFVAVFVGGVLSSASPCVLATIPLVVGFVGGYAAESRKKAFLYSLSFIVGLSLTFTIFGAAAALLGTMFGTVGGWWYAAVGAVAVAMGLQMMGFYELRLPVLPQFRPKRGGFWGALLLGLFFGVASSPCATPVLVVILSFAALQGNILYGTLLLFTYALGHCLLMLAAGTFTGFVEAFAASRGVANVSHWAKRGSGAVIALAGAWFIWRAF, from the coding sequence GTGAGCTTCCTCGACAACATTGAACAGATTGTCGCGACTCAGCCTTTCCTGGCCTTCGTTGCGGTCTTTGTCGGGGGAGTGCTCTCGTCGGCCTCCCCCTGCGTCCTGGCCACGATTCCCCTGGTGGTGGGGTTCGTGGGAGGCTATGCGGCAGAGAGCCGGAAAAAGGCATTTCTCTACTCTCTGTCCTTCATCGTGGGCCTATCGCTCACCTTCACCATCTTCGGCGCAGCGGCGGCCCTCCTGGGGACCATGTTCGGCACGGTGGGGGGATGGTGGTATGCGGCCGTGGGCGCCGTGGCGGTGGCCATGGGGCTCCAGATGATGGGGTTCTACGAACTGCGGCTCCCGGTCCTGCCGCAATTCAGACCGAAACGGGGCGGATTCTGGGGGGCCCTCCTCCTGGGACTCTTCTTCGGGGTCGCCTCATCCCCGTGTGCCACGCCGGTTCTCGTCGTCATCCTCTCCTTCGCTGCCCTGCAAGGAAACATCCTCTACGGCACGCTTCTCCTCTTCACCTACGCCCTCGGCCACTGCCTCCTCATGCTCGCGGCCGGCACCTTTACCGGCTTCGTTGAAGCCTTCGCCGCCTCCCGGGGAGTGGCCAACGTCTCCCACTGGGCAAAGCGGGGGAGCGGTGCCGTCATCGCCCTGGCCGGGGCATGGTTCATCTGGCGGGCGTTCTGA